In Pseudomonas sp. P5_109, the genomic window GCATCCGGTCTTCTTCCACGGTGAGCGCCGTTACACCCAGTTCATCTTCCAGATGGAAGATCAGCTCTTCGATATCTTTTTTATCCAATCCCAACTGCGCCAGGCTGGCGTTGTCGTCGAAGTCATCCTTGCCTTCCAGCAGGCGGCTGATGTAGCGATGTACCACAGCACGAAGGTCAGCTTCTTTCATGATCGTTCTTCGAGGAGGTGCGTGTAGGTCTCCCTGCCGGTGCAGGTCCTGCCGTTGAGTACAGCAGGCTTTAGCCGTGTGAGCGCTGCCATTCGTCAATCATGCTGCGCAAATGCTCCCCGGAAAAACTGCCGAAATGTCCGCCATGCACCGTACGGATCGGCAGCGCATGCAAGCGTTGCAGGCTGTGGGCGTAGTCATCGAGGTTGGAATGGTAGGCGTCTTCGATCAGTGGGCCGTCGTAGATGATATCGCCGCTGAACAAGGTCTCGGTGGCGGCTTCGTACAGGCAGATGCCGCCCGGCGAGTGTCCCGGTGTGTGCACCACCTGCAACACCCGATTGCCCAGGTCCAGCACATCCCCATCTTCGACAAACCCCGTGGCCGGTGCGGCCTTGACCCGGTACTCGGCGTAGCACAGCGGGCAATCGGGGTGCGCCTCGAACATGTCGTCGCCGACGAAGGCTTTGCTCAGGTCGTTGTCGCCATCCGGTGACGCGAGAATGTCCGCCTCGGCCGGATGCACGAGGCGCTCATTGAACTCGTGATGACCGGCGATGTGATCGAAATGACAGTGGCTGGCGACGGCCACCAGCGGACGTTCGGTGATCCACGGCAGTTGCTCGCGCAGACTGACCAGGCCCGAGCCACTGTCCAGCAGCAGGTCCTTGTCACGGCCCTGGATGTGCCAGAGATTGCAGCGGTAGAAAGGGCGGATGTACGGCTCGTGGATCAGGCGGATGCCGTCGCTGAAATGTTTTACCTCGAACCACTGATCGCAGCTGACGATCTTCATAAGCAGTTTCCTTCAGGCGAAAAAAAACGGGTGTGGCAACCGACGCCACACCCGTCGA contains:
- a CDS encoding acyl carrier protein; the encoded protein is MKEADLRAVVHRYISRLLEGKDDFDDNASLAQLGLDKKDIEELIFHLEDELGVTALTVEEDRMLKTVRTANDLSRFLLEIGRY
- a CDS encoding MBL fold metallo-hydrolase, with amino-acid sequence MKIVSCDQWFEVKHFSDGIRLIHEPYIRPFYRCNLWHIQGRDKDLLLDSGSGLVSLREQLPWITERPLVAVASHCHFDHIAGHHEFNERLVHPAEADILASPDGDNDLSKAFVGDDMFEAHPDCPLCYAEYRVKAAPATGFVEDGDVLDLGNRVLQVVHTPGHSPGGICLYEAATETLFSGDIIYDGPLIEDAYHSNLDDYAHSLQRLHALPIRTVHGGHFGSFSGEHLRSMIDEWQRSHG